CTGCCGGGCTTTCCCCGTACGAGCGTGAGCGGACACGCCGGCAAAGTGTTGCTGGGAAAACTGGCGGACACGCCCGTGCTGGTGCTCAGCGGCCGGGCGCATTACTACGAAGGCTTTTCGATGGAGGAAGTGACATTCACGATGCGCGCGCTGGCGGCGTTTGGAATCCGAACCGTGCTGCAGACGAATGCCGCCGGCGGGATCAATCGTCGTTTTCGCACCGGGGACTTCATGGTGTTGACGGACCACATCAATTTCATGGGTGTGAATCCACTTCGTGGCACGCTGGCGGACGATCAATCGCGGTTTGTTGATCTGACCCGCGCGTACGATCCGGCGTTGAATCGTCTGCTGAAACGGGCGGCGCGCGAGGCCGGAGTCACGCTGCACTCCGGCGTTTACCTCGCCGTGTCCGGGCCAAGCTACGAAACGCCCGCCGAGATCCGCGCGTTTGCGCGGCTGGGGGCGGACGCCGTGGGAATGAGCACGGTGCCGGAGGTGATCGTCGCGCGGCAGTGCGGACTCCGGGTCGCTGCCGTCTCGTGCATCACGAATCCGGCGGCGGGCCGCGGCCGACGGACGCTCTCGCATGCCGAAGTGCTGGCCCGGGCGGCGCAAGTCCGGCGAAGGGCGACCGCATGGCTGGGTGCGTTCGCGAGGTTCTACCGCCAAAGCCAGTGAGCAGGCACCGGTTATCCGGATCATCGGCGCCCGTTGTGTGGGCGGAAATCACGCGTGCTTCCCAATGAATGCAGGTATTTTCGACGGGAGCCCCGCTGCGCCGGCGCAGCGTACCCGGCGTGGAAAAATTGTGGTTGAGACAGACCGCCCAAAAACGTAAGTTCCTGTCGCGTCAGTCGCAGCCTCATGAAGTTTGACTTAGGTTTCGCTTTGGATAATGCGGGGTGGCCTGCCTTTGTGGTGGACGATTCGGGCATTGTACGGCATGCGAACCAGGCCGCGGTGAATACGTTCGGCGCGGTGATCGGCGGAGGACCCGCACTGTCAGCCTCCATCTGGTCTCCGGAAAGTGATTTCACACCGGAAGAGTTCCTGGCGAAATCAGACCGGTCGTCAACGCCGATGACACCTCTGAAACTGCGAGTAAAAGGCGGGGCCACGATCCAGTTCACAGCTTACGTCTGTTCTCTCGTGCGCGATGGCCAGAAATTTTTTTTGTTTCAACTGTTTAATGACAATACGCCGGCGCCAGCGGGCGAGCCTGCGTCGCCCCCGGGGGCGGTGGAATCCGCGTCGCGCAAGTTCGAGACCGGCGACACCGATTTACGGACGGGCGCATTTTCGTTCGAGGCGAACGCCGCGCAGAAACAGAAGCTCGACTGCGCGTTGCAACTCGCCCGCTCGGTGGCTTTGGATTTCAACAACGCGCTGACGAGCGTTCTGGGACACTCGTCGCTGGTCCTGAGCAAAATGGAGCCGGGCAATCCCTGGCGCAATTCCCTGCTGGAAGTGGAAAAGGCAGCCCAGAAAGCGGCAGAGATTGCGCAGGACCTTGCCGCCTTCAGCCGGCAGGAAAAGGATCCCCGTGTCCAGACACCCGGCAATTTGAACAACATTCTCCGGCGCGCGGTCGAGTTGTTCCAGAAACCCGGGTCCGCAGGCATACTCTGGACGATGCAACTGGAGAAGCGCCTGTACACGGTGAACTTCGACGAGGCCAAGATGCAACAGGGCTTTGTGAAGATTCTGGAAAACGCCGTGGAAGCCGTCGGCAAGGAAGGGCGCATTACGGTGCGCACGCACAATCAGAGCCTCGAAGAAGCGGTCAAAAGCCCGGCGGTCCAACTGGCGGCGGGCCATTACGTCTGCGTCGAATTTGCTGACAACGGTTCCGGCATCGCGGCCGAGGTCCTGCCGCGCATTTTCGAGCCGTTCTTCACCACGAAACCGAATCCACCGCATCGCGGTCTGGGGCTGGCCTGGGTGTACGGGATTGTGACCAATCACGGCGGGACCGTTGCCGTGACCAGCCCGCCCGGACAGGGCACGACAGTG
This window of the Candidatus Angelobacter sp. genome carries:
- a CDS encoding purine-nucleoside phosphorylase, coding for SRLATLQISAARLGKKSRLRPSLAIVLGSGFRLVSDALAVETEIPYAKLPGFPRTSVSGHAGKVLLGKLADTPVLVLSGRAHYYEGFSMEEVTFTMRALAAFGIRTVLQTNAAGGINRRFRTGDFMVLTDHINFMGVNPLRGTLADDQSRFVDLTRAYDPALNRLLKRAAREAGVTLHSGVYLAVSGPSYETPAEIRAFARLGADAVGMSTVPEVIVARQCGLRVAAVSCITNPAAGRGRRTLSHAEVLARAAQVRRRATAWLGAFARFYRQSQ
- a CDS encoding ATP-binding protein; the encoded protein is MKFDLGFALDNAGWPAFVVDDSGIVRHANQAAVNTFGAVIGGGPALSASIWSPESDFTPEEFLAKSDRSSTPMTPLKLRVKGGATIQFTAYVCSLVRDGQKFFLFQLFNDNTPAPAGEPASPPGAVESASRKFETGDTDLRTGAFSFEANAAQKQKLDCALQLARSVALDFNNALTSVLGHSSLVLSKMEPGNPWRNSLLEVEKAAQKAAEIAQDLAAFSRQEKDPRVQTPGNLNNILRRAVELFQKPGSAGILWTMQLEKRLYTVNFDEAKMQQGFVKILENAVEAVGKEGRITVRTHNQSLEEAVKSPAVQLAAGHYVCVEFADNGSGIAAEVLPRIFEPFFTTKPNPPHRGLGLAWVYGIVTNHGGTVAVTSPPGQGTTVRVFLPAQKKIVRDQGTKIEDLRGNQTILIVDDEETLLTLGQTVLSAFGYKVLTANSGLRALELFSQAPSQIDMVITDLVMPGMSGRELIDHVRRLSPAIPILSTSGYVRPSSDDDEEDDYYLRKPYTSQDLLRKVKQVLSLTEAS